From Anaerobacillus sp. CMMVII, a single genomic window includes:
- the arsD gene encoding arsenite efflux transporter metallochaperone ArsD, with translation MKIEIFDPALCCPTGVCGTDVDPELTRIARDIATLQNKGYDVVRYNLAQNAEPYVLNTDISMLLEAEGIDALPATAVGGKIVKTHNYPTKTELATWLQIDVSEFDVKSPKLTLDLKTN, from the coding sequence ATGAAAATTGAAATTTTTGACCCTGCTTTATGCTGCCCAACAGGAGTCTGTGGTACTGACGTAGATCCCGAGCTAACCCGAATCGCCCGTGATATAGCAACCCTGCAAAACAAAGGCTATGACGTCGTTAGATATAATTTAGCACAAAACGCAGAACCATATGTATTGAATACTGATATTAGCATGTTACTTGAAGCAGAAGGAATAGACGCACTTCCTGCTACTGCTGTGGGTGGAAAAATTGTTAAAACACATAATTATCCGACAAAAACAGAACTGGCCACTTGGCTCCAAATTGATGTTAGTGAATTTGATGTAAAAAGTCCAAAGCTAACACTTGATTTAAAAACTAACTAA
- a CDS encoding metalloregulator ArsR/SmtB family transcription factor, protein MDPFSVEKMATVLKLLGDQTRLTMILLLKESDCCVCEFVELFNMSQPSISQHVRKLKDAGIVNEARRGQWIFYSLNKQSDYYKVILSITEYLPTQEEKIYQLEKLGKKISCD, encoded by the coding sequence ATGGATCCGTTCTCAGTTGAAAAGATGGCAACAGTCTTAAAGTTATTAGGGGATCAAACTAGATTAACGATGATCCTTTTACTTAAGGAAAGTGATTGTTGTGTCTGTGAATTTGTTGAACTTTTTAACATGAGTCAACCGTCGATTAGTCAGCATGTTCGCAAGTTAAAAGATGCAGGAATTGTTAATGAAGCTCGAAGGGGGCAATGGATCTTCTATTCATTAAATAAACAATCTGATTATTATAAGGTCATTTTGTCAATTACCGAGTATCTCCCAACACAGGAAGAAAAAATATATCAACTAGAGAAATTAGGTAAAAAAATTAGTTGTGACTAA
- the arsB gene encoding ACR3 family arsenite efflux transporter, translating into MDKQKEKEQGIGFFERYLTVWVALCILIGLAIGQWLPVVPETLSQFEYAQVSIPVAILIWLMIYPMMAQIDFASIVNAGKKPKGLVITLVVNWIIKPFTMFFFAWLFFKVIFSPFISGDLATEYIAGAVLLGAAPCTAMVFVWSYLTRGDASYTLIQVSVNDLILIFAYGPIVMFLLRINDVVVPYETVILSVILFIVVPLVAGYLSRILLIKNKGKEWFEQVYIKRAGKFTMVGLLLTLIIIFSFQGDVILSNPFHIGLIAIPLIIQTFFIFIIAYFWAKKWRLEHSVAAPAAMIGTSNFFELAVAVAIALFGLNSGATLVTVVGVLVEVPLMLYLVKIANNTRHWFPEPKLAK; encoded by the coding sequence TTGGATAAGCAGAAAGAAAAAGAGCAAGGGATTGGCTTTTTTGAACGGTATTTAACGGTTTGGGTTGCCCTCTGTATTTTAATAGGTCTGGCTATTGGTCAGTGGCTACCAGTAGTTCCTGAAACCTTAAGTCAATTTGAATATGCTCAAGTCTCAATTCCCGTAGCTATTCTGATTTGGTTAATGATTTATCCAATGATGGCACAAATTGATTTTGCGAGTATTGTGAATGCGGGGAAAAAACCTAAAGGTTTGGTCATTACATTAGTAGTGAACTGGATCATTAAGCCGTTTACAATGTTTTTCTTCGCATGGCTGTTTTTTAAGGTGATTTTTTCACCTTTTATCTCAGGTGATCTTGCAACAGAATATATTGCTGGTGCGGTTTTGTTAGGCGCAGCTCCATGTACAGCAATGGTATTTGTATGGAGCTATTTAACTAGAGGAGATGCAAGTTATACTCTGATCCAAGTATCTGTTAATGATTTAATCTTAATTTTTGCCTATGGTCCGATTGTGATGTTTTTATTACGTATTAATGATGTAGTCGTTCCTTACGAGACAGTTATTTTATCAGTCATTTTATTTATTGTTGTTCCATTAGTTGCCGGTTATCTATCCCGTATCTTATTAATTAAAAATAAAGGGAAAGAATGGTTTGAACAAGTTTATATTAAGCGTGCAGGGAAATTTACAATGGTAGGGCTCTTACTTACCTTAATTATTATCTTCTCTTTCCAAGGTGACGTCATTTTAAGTAATCCGTTCCATATTGGTTTGATTGCTATTCCGTTAATCATTCAAACATTCTTTATTTTTATCATTGCCTATTTTTGGGCGAAAAAATGGCGGTTAGAGCATAGTGTTGCAGCACCTGCCGCGATGATTGGCACTAGTAACTTTTTTGAATTAGCAGTTGCTGTAGCGATTGCCTTGTTTGGCTTAAACTCAGGGGCAACTTTAGTTACAGTAGTAGGCGTTTTAGTTGAAGTACCATTAATGCTTTACTTAGTGAAAATAGCCAACAATACAAGGCATTGGTTTCCAGAACCAAAGCTTGCTAAGTAA
- the arsC gene encoding arsenate reductase (thioredoxin): MSKKTIYFLCTGNSCRSQMAEGFGHHYLGDEWDVYSAGIEAHGVNPNAVKAMQEIGIDITKQTSDRIDPEILEKADLVVTLCGHANDVCPATPKNKERVHWGFDDPAKAEGTEEEQWAFFQRVRDEIGDRIKTFKETGK; the protein is encoded by the coding sequence ATGTCTAAAAAAACAATTTACTTTCTATGTACAGGGAATTCTTGCCGTAGCCAGATGGCTGAAGGTTTTGGTCATCATTATTTAGGTGATGAATGGGATGTGTATTCTGCAGGGATTGAAGCACATGGCGTAAATCCAAATGCAGTAAAAGCGATGCAGGAGATTGGTATTGACATTACTAAGCAAACCTCTGATAGAATAGATCCCGAAATTTTGGAAAAAGCTGATTTGGTTGTCACTCTTTGTGGCCATGCGAATGATGTTTGTCCTGCTACGCCAAAAAATAAAGAGCGTGTTCACTGGGGCTTCGATGATCCAGCAAAGGCGGAAGGAACAGAAGAGGAACAGTGGGCATTTTTCCAACGAGTGCGTGATGAAATAGGTGACCGCATTAAAACATTTAAAGAAACAGGGAAGTAA
- a CDS encoding TetR/AcrR family transcriptional regulator: protein MIEKPTKEKITEVALQLFEQNGYHAVTVDKIVKLSGTSKGTFYHYFKSKDELLYSVHDYFITYVLDKATEAYEKWHTPTERLYAIIKSFVMMFDMYRPHVTVFYQESLYLAPEYFQEIKKKRDKYKEMMFKVVKEGIDLGEFRKELPVPITSMAIFGMINWTYKWYKTEGDYSISEIADIYADFVLHSMLTKDALLTYEHLLKNDNL from the coding sequence TTGATAGAAAAACCTACGAAAGAAAAAATAACCGAAGTAGCACTCCAACTTTTTGAACAAAATGGCTATCATGCAGTAACGGTTGATAAAATAGTAAAATTAAGTGGAACAAGTAAAGGAACTTTCTATCATTACTTCAAATCTAAAGACGAACTTCTTTATAGTGTTCATGATTACTTTATTACTTATGTCCTGGACAAAGCGACTGAAGCTTACGAGAAATGGCATACACCTACAGAACGTTTATATGCAATTATTAAATCGTTTGTCATGATGTTTGATATGTACCGACCTCATGTTACAGTCTTCTATCAAGAGAGCTTATACTTAGCACCAGAGTATTTTCAAGAGATAAAGAAGAAGCGAGACAAATATAAAGAAATGATGTTCAAGGTCGTAAAAGAGGGAATAGATTTGGGGGAATTTCGGAAAGAATTGCCAGTTCCCATCACATCAATGGCTATCTTTGGAATGATTAATTGGACTTATAAATGGTACAAAACAGAAGGAGATTATTCTATTTCTGAAATTGCAGATATTTATGCTGACTTTGTCTTGCATTCTATGTTGACTAAGGATGCTCTACTAACTTACGAGCATCTACTAAAAAACGATAATTTATAG
- the accB gene encoding acetyl-CoA carboxylase biotin carboxyl carrier protein — protein sequence MFKINDLRELIRAVDRSNIDELIVKGENNEKVVIRKKGASIVVTENVNSVPPAVQSSQSVVPPPVPAAYPQEIKAEEPTTPVVVEEKLHKITSPMVGTFYAAPSPDAPAFVKSGDLVKNDTVVCIVEAMKLMNELEAEVNGEIVEVLVENGQLVEYGQPLFLVRV from the coding sequence ATGTTTAAAATTAATGACCTAAGAGAGTTAATACGTGCGGTGGACCGTTCAAATATTGATGAATTAATTGTAAAAGGTGAAAATAATGAAAAAGTTGTTATTCGTAAAAAAGGAGCTTCAATTGTTGTAACTGAAAATGTGAACTCAGTGCCTCCAGCGGTACAAAGCAGTCAATCAGTAGTTCCACCACCAGTACCAGCAGCGTATCCACAAGAAATAAAAGCAGAAGAACCAACTACTCCTGTCGTTGTTGAAGAAAAATTGCATAAGATTACGTCCCCTATGGTTGGTACGTTTTATGCGGCTCCATCACCAGATGCGCCTGCTTTCGTTAAAAGTGGAGATCTAGTAAAAAATGATACGGTTGTTTGTATCGTTGAAGCGATGAAACTAATGAATGAGCTTGAAGCAGAAGTAAATGGTGAGATTGTCGAGGTGTTAGTCGAAAATGGCCAATTAGTAGAGTATGGTCAACCTTTATTCCTAGTAAGAGTATAA
- a CDS encoding acyl-CoA carboxylase subunit beta, giving the protein MDMFDKIEEMEERRWKVKNGGGDARIEAQHNRGKLTARERIDMLVDEGTFVEINPFIENRGLALASGSSEAPGEGVVTGYGKIDGRLIFIFSQDFTVFGGALGEMHATKIAKIMDFAAENGAPIIGLNDSGGARIQEGVLSLDGYGHIFYRNSIFSGVIPQISVIMGPCAGGAVYSPAITDFVFMVEKTSQMFITGPKVIKSVTGADIDTEDLGGARVHSTLSGNAHFTAPTEEEVLAQVRKLVSFLPQNNQEKTPTKQPEIKRPRDERVDELIDIVPIDGTKVYDVRKVIMAIIDDENFMEVQPSFAKNIVVGFARINGETVGIVANQPKFMAGGLDIDSSDKCSRFIRFCDCFNIPLITFEDVSGFIPGIKQEHGGIIRHGAKILYAYSEATVPKITVITRKAFGGAYVALNSKAIGADLVFAWPNAEVAVMGPEGAANIIFAKEIAESSNPEAVRQAKIQEYREKFANPYVAASNGMIDDVIDPRDTRKCLINALEMLKNKRKQLPKKKHGNIPL; this is encoded by the coding sequence ATGGATATGTTTGATAAAATCGAAGAAATGGAAGAACGTCGTTGGAAAGTAAAAAACGGCGGAGGTGATGCGAGAATTGAGGCACAACATAATCGTGGCAAACTAACTGCTAGGGAAAGAATTGACATGTTAGTTGATGAAGGAACATTCGTTGAAATAAATCCTTTTATAGAAAATCGAGGATTAGCCTTAGCCTCGGGGAGTTCAGAAGCTCCTGGTGAAGGTGTGGTCACTGGATATGGAAAAATAGACGGTCGTTTAATCTTTATCTTCTCTCAAGATTTCACTGTATTTGGTGGAGCGCTAGGAGAAATGCATGCAACAAAAATTGCCAAAATTATGGATTTTGCAGCTGAAAATGGGGCACCTATTATCGGTTTGAATGACTCCGGAGGAGCGAGAATACAGGAAGGTGTTCTATCTTTAGATGGCTATGGACATATTTTCTACAGGAATTCAATTTTTTCAGGAGTAATACCACAAATCTCTGTCATCATGGGACCTTGTGCAGGTGGAGCGGTTTATTCACCAGCCATCACTGACTTTGTATTCATGGTGGAAAAAACGAGTCAGATGTTTATTACTGGTCCGAAAGTGATCAAAAGTGTGACTGGGGCAGACATTGATACAGAAGATTTGGGTGGAGCAAGAGTTCATTCAACATTAAGCGGAAATGCCCATTTTACCGCACCAACAGAGGAAGAAGTGTTAGCTCAAGTTCGAAAACTAGTTAGCTTCTTACCACAAAACAATCAAGAGAAAACTCCGACAAAACAACCAGAAATAAAGCGGCCAAGAGATGAACGAGTCGACGAATTAATAGATATAGTACCTATAGATGGAACGAAGGTTTATGATGTCCGCAAAGTAATCATGGCCATTATTGATGATGAGAATTTTATGGAGGTTCAACCATCATTTGCAAAAAATATTGTTGTAGGCTTTGCCAGAATTAATGGAGAAACTGTTGGAATTGTCGCCAACCAACCGAAATTTATGGCAGGTGGTCTTGATATCGACTCTTCTGATAAATGTTCGAGATTTATTCGTTTTTGCGACTGCTTTAATATTCCTTTGATTACGTTTGAGGATGTTAGCGGATTCATCCCAGGAATAAAGCAAGAACATGGTGGAATCATTCGTCATGGTGCAAAAATTTTATACGCCTACTCCGAAGCGACTGTACCGAAAATTACCGTCATTACAAGGAAAGCTTTTGGAGGAGCGTATGTGGCCTTAAACAGTAAGGCGATTGGAGCTGATTTGGTATTTGCTTGGCCAAATGCTGAAGTGGCTGTTATGGGGCCAGAAGGAGCGGCAAATATTATTTTTGCTAAGGAAATTGCTGAAAGTTCCAACCCAGAGGCCGTTAGACAAGCGAAAATTCAGGAGTATCGTGAAAAGTTTGCTAACCCCTACGTTGCTGCATCTAATGGCATGATTGACGATGTTATTGATCCTCGCGACACGAGAAAATGCTTAATAAATGCCCTTGAAATGTTAAAAAACAAACGAAAGCAACTACCAAAGAAAAAACATGGAAATATTCCATTATAA
- a CDS encoding methylmalonyl-CoA mutase subunit beta, with protein MGPEETNKDFFKEICDFPIPSYEEWKIAVEKSLKGAPFSKLLTRTYEDIILQPMYQQRDVKNLAFSNTVPGDFPFIRGTDQVAGEKSWLVAQEMIHPLPEILNEWLKNDLSKGVNAINLVINDELKLATGKRSFSQTGAGIYTLADLETIFENIDVTEFPILIECGTNHSVLGLIAAYYQKYNLPLKSLRGCIGTDPISMLLKEGTLPNDMAIYLDQMASAIKWRLENDIELKLITIDGNIYHNSGANAVQELAFMAATGVYYIRELQERGLSIDQIASSISFSISIGSNLFMELAKIRSARMLWATIVKAFGGEERSQKLHVHARTSQWTKTVYDPYVNMLRGTVEAFTAALGGVDSLHVSPFDETFTLPSDFSRRTARNIQLIIQEEAHVLKTADPAGGSWYVEHLTDEIGKKSWKLFQQIEEVGGMYTAIQNGLPQKLIKEVSSQKKVDIEKRKLKFVGATMYPNSDELVKKRDDQVLHELLEQRFNTIKQKSAVSVSISSQNMMSDIIDAFEIGASVNDIVRALGSSNVASVEKLETYRATEDFEELRKINDSKKQAGRPANVFLTSMGPLSHHKQRSDFIASFFETGGFQVLRNDGFKTTAEAIQATIQTDSSIAIICGKNKSYHEHAIQIVTEVKKKRPDIRLFVAGMQEAELEKQLIGAGLAGFIHVETNCYQLLKELQGETEGLENEQS; from the coding sequence GTGGGACCAGAAGAGACTAATAAAGATTTTTTTAAGGAGATCTGCGACTTTCCAATTCCGTCTTACGAGGAGTGGAAAATAGCTGTAGAAAAATCATTAAAAGGAGCTCCTTTTTCTAAGCTCCTTACAAGAACATATGAAGATATTATTCTTCAACCTATGTATCAACAACGTGATGTCAAAAATTTAGCATTTTCTAATACTGTTCCAGGTGACTTTCCATTTATCAGAGGCACAGACCAAGTAGCTGGTGAAAAAAGCTGGCTAGTAGCCCAAGAAATGATTCATCCGCTTCCTGAAATATTAAATGAATGGTTAAAAAACGATTTATCCAAAGGTGTTAATGCAATTAATCTCGTTATAAATGACGAGTTAAAATTAGCTACGGGTAAAAGAAGTTTTAGTCAAACAGGGGCAGGTATTTATACTTTAGCTGATCTTGAAACTATTTTCGAGAATATTGATGTTACTGAATTCCCTATTTTAATAGAATGTGGTACGAACCATTCTGTATTAGGGCTAATCGCAGCTTATTACCAAAAATATAATTTACCTCTAAAAAGTCTTAGAGGGTGTATAGGTACTGATCCAATTTCGATGTTATTGAAAGAAGGTACATTACCTAATGATATGGCTATCTATCTAGATCAAATGGCTAGTGCAATCAAGTGGAGACTAGAAAATGATATTGAACTAAAGTTAATCACTATAGATGGAAATATCTATCACAATAGTGGAGCTAACGCGGTTCAAGAGTTAGCATTTATGGCAGCAACTGGTGTTTATTATATTCGTGAGCTGCAAGAGCGCGGACTTAGCATTGATCAAATTGCCTCTTCTATTAGTTTTTCAATCTCAATTGGGTCTAACCTTTTCATGGAGCTTGCCAAAATTCGTAGTGCTAGAATGTTATGGGCTACCATCGTAAAAGCTTTTGGAGGTGAAGAAAGAAGTCAAAAGTTACATGTACATGCTAGAACATCTCAGTGGACAAAAACGGTTTACGACCCTTATGTCAATATGCTTCGAGGTACAGTCGAAGCATTTACCGCGGCACTAGGTGGTGTTGATAGTTTACATGTCAGTCCGTTTGATGAGACATTTACGTTACCGAGTGATTTTTCGCGAAGAACGGCACGTAACATTCAATTGATCATTCAAGAAGAAGCACATGTCCTAAAAACAGCTGATCCAGCTGGTGGCTCATGGTATGTAGAACATCTTACCGATGAAATTGGCAAAAAGAGTTGGAAGTTATTTCAGCAGATTGAAGAAGTAGGCGGTATGTATACAGCAATTCAAAATGGACTACCACAAAAATTGATCAAAGAAGTTTCAAGTCAGAAAAAGGTAGACATTGAGAAACGTAAACTGAAATTCGTGGGTGCAACCATGTATCCTAATAGCGATGAGTTAGTAAAAAAACGCGATGATCAAGTATTACATGAACTGTTAGAACAGCGGTTCAACACCATTAAACAGAAGAGTGCTGTATCGGTTTCCATTAGTAGTCAAAATATGATGAGTGATATCATTGATGCATTTGAAATAGGGGCTAGTGTAAACGACATAGTTAGAGCTTTAGGTAGTAGTAATGTTGCATCCGTAGAAAAGCTTGAAACTTATCGCGCTACAGAAGACTTTGAGGAATTAAGAAAAATAAATGATAGCAAAAAACAAGCTGGTAGGCCAGCAAATGTGTTTTTGACTAGTATGGGCCCGCTTTCACACCATAAACAACGCTCTGACTTTATCGCTAGTTTTTTTGAGACAGGAGGCTTTCAGGTGTTAAGAAACGATGGCTTTAAGACTACAGCAGAAGCCATTCAAGCGACTATTCAAACTGATTCGTCCATCGCAATCATTTGTGGAAAAAATAAAAGCTATCACGAACACGCTATACAAATTGTAACAGAGGTAAAAAAGAAGCGACCTGATATCCGCTTATTTGTTGCTGGAATGCAGGAAGCAGAGCTTGAAAAACAATTAATTGGAGCAGGTTTAGCTGGATTTATTCATGTTGAAACCAATTGCTACCAATTATTAAAAGAGCTTCAAGGAGAAACGGAGGGGCTTGAAAATGAACAATCCTGA
- the scpA gene encoding methylmalonyl-CoA mutase, whose product MNNPDFTKISLDRGSDDTEPKPTFSEQQSFRTLEQIFVKPLYCYEDIKEMEHLDYVSGIPPFLRGPYPAMYKSRPWTVRQYAGFSTAEESNAFYRRNLAAGQKGLSIAFDLATHRGYDSDHPRVVGDVGKAGVAVDSILDMKILFDGIPLDKMSVSMTMNGAVLPIMAFYIVAAEEQGVSQEQLSGTIQNDILKEYMVRNTYIYPPKPSMKAIADIFEYTSKFMPKFNSISISGYHMQEAGATADIELGYTLADGLEYVRTGIEAGLDVDAFAPRLSFFWAIGMNYFMEVAKMRAARLLWAKLIKQFNPKNEKSLALRTHSQTSGWSLTEQDPFNNVARTCIEALAASLGHTQSLHTNALDEAIALPTDFSARIARNTQLFLQDETGICNVLDPWGGSYYVESLTKELAEKAWGHIQEVEKLGGMAKAIETGLPKMRIEEAAARRQAHIDSKKETIIGVNKYRLEQEDPIEILNIDNTAVRKSQIKRLEELRNNRDEEKVTRTLQAITEAAETGEGNLLALAIEAARARASLGEISEAYEKVVGRHKAVIRSISGVYRAEFAEGKQIDVVRKIADDFAETEGRRPRIMIAKLGQDGHDRGAKIIATAFADLGFDVDIGPLFQTPEEAAIQAVENDVHVIGMSSLAAGHKTLLPEVVKELKKLGREDILVIIGGVIPPQDYEFLYAQGAAAIFGPGTVIPIAAQTVLEKIKEQLD is encoded by the coding sequence ATGAACAATCCTGATTTTACAAAGATATCATTAGACAGAGGATCAGACGATACTGAGCCTAAACCTACTTTTTCCGAACAGCAATCGTTTCGCACGTTGGAGCAAATCTTTGTAAAACCCCTATATTGCTATGAAGATATAAAAGAAATGGAACATCTTGATTATGTTTCTGGTATACCGCCGTTTTTACGGGGACCTTATCCAGCTATGTATAAATCAAGACCTTGGACAGTTAGACAATATGCAGGATTTTCTACAGCAGAAGAAAGTAATGCTTTTTACCGCAGGAATTTAGCGGCTGGACAAAAAGGTCTTTCGATTGCTTTTGATTTAGCAACACACCGTGGATATGATTCCGATCATCCTCGCGTTGTCGGAGATGTTGGTAAAGCTGGAGTGGCAGTGGATTCAATTTTGGATATGAAAATCTTATTTGATGGAATTCCTTTGGATAAAATGAGTGTCTCCATGACAATGAATGGAGCTGTATTACCAATTATGGCCTTCTACATTGTTGCTGCTGAAGAACAAGGTGTAAGCCAAGAACAACTCTCTGGAACCATTCAAAACGATATCCTAAAAGAGTATATGGTACGAAATACGTACATTTATCCTCCAAAGCCATCAATGAAGGCAATCGCTGATATCTTTGAATATACATCAAAGTTTATGCCAAAGTTTAATAGTATTAGTATATCTGGCTACCATATGCAAGAAGCAGGGGCGACAGCTGATATTGAACTTGGTTACACTTTAGCTGATGGGCTTGAGTATGTACGTACAGGGATTGAAGCTGGACTTGATGTCGATGCGTTTGCGCCGAGGCTATCCTTTTTCTGGGCTATTGGAATGAACTACTTTATGGAAGTCGCTAAAATGAGAGCAGCTCGATTACTATGGGCGAAACTGATAAAGCAATTTAATCCTAAAAATGAAAAATCACTAGCGCTTAGAACTCACTCACAAACATCGGGTTGGAGTTTAACAGAGCAAGACCCGTTTAATAATGTCGCAAGAACATGTATTGAAGCGCTAGCAGCTAGTCTAGGACATACTCAATCACTTCATACAAACGCTTTAGATGAAGCAATCGCATTACCGACGGATTTTTCGGCACGCATTGCGCGAAATACTCAATTATTTTTACAAGACGAGACAGGAATTTGTAACGTCTTAGACCCATGGGGTGGCTCTTATTATGTAGAATCACTTACAAAAGAGCTAGCAGAAAAAGCATGGGGACATATCCAAGAAGTTGAAAAACTTGGAGGTATGGCCAAGGCAATTGAGACAGGGTTACCCAAAATGCGTATTGAAGAGGCGGCAGCAAGACGACAAGCACACATAGACTCGAAAAAAGAGACAATTATTGGCGTAAACAAATATCGTCTTGAACAAGAAGATCCAATCGAAATCTTAAATATAGACAATACTGCGGTTAGGAAATCTCAGATCAAAAGACTTGAGGAGTTAAGAAACAACCGGGATGAGGAGAAAGTTACTAGGACGCTTCAAGCGATTACAGAAGCTGCAGAAACAGGTGAAGGAAACTTGTTAGCGCTTGCAATTGAAGCAGCTCGAGCAAGGGCAAGCTTAGGGGAAATATCTGAAGCTTATGAAAAAGTTGTTGGAAGACATAAGGCGGTGATCCGATCTATTAGTGGTGTATATCGAGCAGAATTTGCTGAAGGTAAACAAATAGATGTAGTAAGAAAAATAGCTGATGATTTTGCTGAAACAGAAGGAAGACGTCCACGAATTATGATTGCAAAACTTGGCCAAGATGGGCACGATCGTGGTGCCAAAATTATCGCAACTGCCTTTGCTGACTTAGGGTTTGATGTGGATATCGGTCCATTGTTCCAAACACCTGAAGAAGCAGCCATTCAGGCAGTCGAAAATGATGTTCACGTCATTGGAATGAGCTCCCTTGCAGCAGGTCATAAAACACTTTTACCTGAGGTTGTGAAAGAACTTAAAAAGTTAGGGAGAGAAGATATCTTAGTAATCATTGGAGGGGTCATCCCACCTCAGGATTATGAATTTTTATATGCACAGGGTGCAGCTGCCATTTTTGGTCCAGGAACAGTTATACCAATTGCTGCCCAAACCGTGTTAGAAAAAATAAAAGAGCAACTTGACTAA
- the meaB gene encoding methylmalonyl Co-A mutase-associated GTPase MeaB — protein sequence MFLEKDNQAPKRKRKLFVEDYVKGVLDNNRAMLAKTITLVESNAEKHFHLAQQVISELLPYTGKSIRIGITGVPGAGKSTLIEAFGTYLCELGHKVAVLAVDPSSQISKGSILGDKTRMEQLGRNKNAFVRPTPAGGTLGGVARKSRETMLVCEAAGYDVIIVETVGVGQSETTVRSMVDFFLVLMITGAGDELQGMKKGVLEIADSIFINKADGTNKLKAAATKEEYNQILHYLPPATKGWEPKAYTCSALYGEGIDTIWDVVGTYVKHTKKNHLFYERRKEQLSFWLHETLQAQLLNRFYEDPIVKGSLPEYKHNIENGMLTVTLAAQELLNKYDRNIK from the coding sequence ATGTTTCTGGAAAAGGATAATCAAGCTCCAAAGCGGAAACGGAAATTATTTGTTGAAGATTATGTTAAAGGGGTACTTGATAATAACCGAGCAATGTTAGCCAAAACGATAACGCTTGTGGAAAGTAATGCCGAAAAACACTTTCATCTAGCACAACAGGTCATAAGTGAATTACTCCCTTACACAGGGAAATCAATTCGAATTGGAATTACGGGTGTACCAGGTGCAGGCAAGAGCACGTTAATTGAAGCGTTTGGAACTTATTTATGCGAGTTAGGGCATAAAGTTGCTGTTCTTGCTGTTGATCCTAGTAGTCAAATATCAAAAGGGAGCATTCTAGGTGATAAAACAAGAATGGAACAATTGGGAAGAAATAAAAATGCTTTTGTAAGGCCGACGCCAGCAGGTGGTACTCTTGGTGGTGTTGCAAGAAAGAGTCGTGAGACAATGCTTGTTTGTGAAGCTGCAGGCTATGATGTGATCATAGTCGAAACTGTCGGAGTTGGACAGAGTGAAACGACTGTTAGGTCCATGGTGGATTTTTTCCTTGTGTTAATGATCACCGGTGCAGGTGATGAACTGCAAGGGATGAAAAAAGGTGTTTTGGAAATAGCAGATTCTATTTTCATAAATAAAGCAGATGGTACTAACAAATTGAAAGCTGCTGCTACAAAAGAAGAATACAATCAAATTCTACATTACCTTCCGCCTGCGACAAAAGGATGGGAGCCTAAAGCTTATACTTGTTCAGCCCTTTATGGCGAAGGAATTGATACGATCTGGGATGTGGTTGGGACGTATGTGAAGCATACGAAAAAAAACCACTTATTTTATGAACGGAGAAAAGAGCAACTATCCTTTTGGCTTCATGAAACTCTTCAAGCACAATTATTAAATAGATTTTACGAGGACCCAATCGTTAAAGGGAGTTTACCTGAATATAAACACAATATTGAAAATGGAATGCTTACCGTTACTTTAGCTGCCCAGGAACTATTAAATAAGTACGACCGTAACATAAAGTAA